CGTAGCCGAGCTTCTTGACCAGCCCGGCCATGTCGTCGCCCATGTCGATCATGCTCATCTTGCGATCGGTCAGCGCAGTGCGGCCATGTCCGTAGAGATCGACCGCAATCACCTGCCGGTTCTTCGACAATGCCGGCAGCACCGGCCCGAACATGTCGATCGAGCCCAACCCGCCATGCAGCAGAAGCAACGGCTCGCCCTCGCCGCTGATCTCATAGTAATAGTTCACGCCGTTGATCTCGGCATGCCCGGCCTTGACGCTAGCATCGGTGGTTTTGGTCGTCTCGGCCATCGCCGCACCTCCCGTCACAACTGCAAATGCCGCCGCCGCCAGCATGGTGATGAAACTGCGCTTGTTCATGTCCTCGTCCTCTCTGCCAGAGCCTCGTCGCTCCTGCCTCTAGGACGAGCGAGGCGACCGCATGCCGACATGGTGGGAGAAATTTTCCATGGGAGGATGAATTTTTGCAGTGACTTGCCACGCCGCGATCCTTCCCACCCCCTCTGCCGGCCAGAGGGGTGCGAAGGATCAGTACTCCGAAGATTGGCTTCGTGGGGCAACGTCAGACCATCCTCACGAGGCCGCCGCCGTCCCCCAGGAATCGAAAAGGCCAGGTCCGCCGACCTGGCCTTTCGCAATCAGGCAAGATCCTCAGAGCGTCTTGGCGAGCGCCTCGAGCTGATCCGCGCACTGACCCCAGCCTTCGTGGAAACCCATCTTTTCGTGCGCTTCGCGGTCCTCGACGCTCCAGTGACGGGCGGTGGCGGTGTAACGGGTCTTGCCGCCGCCAATGTCCTCGAAAGTCACGGTCGCCGCCATGAACGGTTTTTCGGACGGCATCCAGGCTTCGCTGAAGGCGTCGGTGAAGACCAGCCTTTCGTTCGGCACGACCTCGAGATAGACGCCGGAGCTTGGATAATCGACGCCCTCGGGGCTGCGCATGGTGATGGCGCTGGTGCCGCCGGCGCGCACGTCGAGCTTGGCGCTGGCCGTCGTCCAGGGCAGCGGCGCGAACCATTTCGGGAGCAGCTCGGCGTCGGTCCAGCAGCGATAGAGCTTCTCGCGCGGCGCGTCGATGATGCGGGTCAGAACCAGTTCGCGGTCATTGGAAGAGGTCATTGCAGTCTCCTCGTTGAAATCAGCTTTCGGACCTAGGACGAGCCAGCCGCGCTCGATCCGACAGCCCGCCGGAAAAAATCTGGCTAATGTTTCCGCGCCTGCACGAGATAGGAATCGATGCTGGTCTCGCCGAGCCAGCGCGCCGCCTCGAGCCGATGCAGCCCCTCGACCAGCACGTAGCGCTTGCCGTCGTGCCGCACCTGGATCGGCGTCTTCATGCCGTTCTCGACGATGTCCTCGGCGAGGTGCCGCACCGTTTCGGGATGCAGCGTCTTCTTGCGCGCCGCGGGCACGTAGATGTCGTCGAGCGGTATCTTCTGGACTCTGAGCATGGGGCCTCCCGGCGGTACGATGCAGCGTCTCACAGATAGGACGTCTCGCTGCATCGGCCAAGCGGGGCACTGGCCGGTTAGTCTCGGGCTGAAGTTGGGGTCAGCTCTTTTTCTTGGCGGCGCGGCGCTTGGCGTCGTCGATCATCATGTTGGCGAGTTGCATGCGGACCATGGCGCGTTGGCGCAGATGCGGCGCCACGCGGTCGGGGTGGTTGGCCAGCGCAAAGATGCGGCGCAGCCTGGCAAGATCGGCCGGTTTGGCTTCGGCCAGGCCGAGCTCGGCGGCGATCGCGTCCGGGTCGATCGACGGCGGTTCGGGCGCGGCGGGCTCCAAAGGTTCCGACGCGGCTTCGACTGCATCGGCGACGGCCTTGGCCCTGACCATGTCGAGCAGCGAGACGAACTCGTCCTCGAGCGCCTCGCCCGCCTCGCGGTAGCCTGCGGCCACAGTCTCGCCCGAAACGCGGATGCGGCCGGAATGCAGTTCTTCGGCAACGGCAAGATAGTCGAAAGGGATGGTCGGTGCGGGCGCAATCTCGCCAGGCTCGGTCGCGACGAACAGGTCGTCGAGCAACGAAGCAAAGTCGCGATTGATCTCGGTGCCCATGCAAGGCCCTCCGCACGAAACGGCATGATACGGCAATATTTGCCGGAACCATAATCAGCCTCGGTTAAAAATCGTTTCGAGGCGTCGGCGGAATCTTAGAAGTGTCGTCAAAAAAGATCGGGCCGCATGGGGGAAATATGCGGCCCGAAGTCGCCTTTCGGCGAGGAAAGCCGGCAGTGCCGGTATTTCAGATACGCAACCGGGGACCGGCTTGTTGCGGCCTTTGCGGAAAAGATTTCCAAGCAGCGCATGGCAGCCATGCCTATGCTGCACTGCACAATCGAACTGGAATCACCTATATATCGTTTCGGGAGGACCAACCGGAGCCTGAGAGATGGGTTTCTATACCGAATTGTTCGCCCGCCCTCGCCCCAAGGAACAGGTCCGCTATCGTGCGGCGCTTGCCCTGCTGAACGCGATGAACTCGGCCGACCGGGCCGACATCGGCATCAAGCCTGCCGACTTCCCCCGCATCGCCCGCGAAATGTCGTCGCGCCAGGCATGAGGGTCCCGCGCGTCACTGCGCTGCCGCAATCGATGATGCATCATTGCGGCAGGCAGGAGATTCGCAATGAGGACTTTTTCGAAACGGGCCGCAGCCGCCGCCGCTCTTACCAGCCTCTGGTCGTTCCAGGCACTGGCCGCCGATCTGCCCTATCTCGATGATCGATCCGACGCGGCCGCCGTGGTGCGCTCGCTCTACAATGCGGTCAGCCGCAAGGAATATGCCCGCGCCTGGGACTATTTCGGCGAGGCCAAGCCAGCCAAGGACTTTGCCGAATTCGCCAAGGGCTATGAGGCAACCGAGCGCGTCGAAGTCGAGACCGGGGCGGTAAGCTCGGATGGTGCTGCGGGCTCTATCTTCTACAGCATCCCCGTCGCCATCCGCGCCGTCGACAAGGACGGCACCGAGAAGGTTTTCGCCGGCTGCTACACCGCCCGGCAGGTCAACGGCGCCATCCAGGAGCCGCCCTTCACTCCCATTCAGCTTGAGAAAGGTGCGCTCAAGCCAGCCGAAGGCAATCTGAGCGATGCGCTGCCCAAGCAGTGCGGCGATGCCCCGCCTGAAGAAACCGACGCCGTGCTCGACCTTGCCACCAAGACATTCGCAGCGAGCCACAAGGCCCAGTGCGACATCGCCCGCAAGGGTGAAGGGGCGATCCAGAGCTACAAGATCTCCTACCATAACAAATCAGACGCCGCCGACACGCCGGCGAGCGAAGCCCGGCTGTTCCGCTTCTTCTGCCAGATGGGCGCCTACAACGAGACCCACGTCTATTATCTCTGGAACGAAGCAGACGGCCTGAACGAGCAGCATTTCGCAGCGCCCGAACTCGACATCCACTACGAAGGCGACAATCCCGACGGCAAGCTCGAGAGCGTCAACGTCATCGGCTACCGCTCCGAAAACGCGCTGGTCAACTCGTCCTTTGACGAGAAGACTTTGACGATTACCTCGCATGCCAAGTGGCGCGGCGTCGGCGATGCGTCCTCCGACGGCAACTGGCTGTTCCGCGACGGCGCGTTTGCGCTGGTCCGCTACGACGTCGACGCGTCCTATGACGGCGAGATCAACCCCGAGACCGTGCTCGACTACAATTCGGCGCCTTGAGGCTATTTCGCAGACAGCATCCAGTTGAGCGTCTCGCGCCAGTCGGTCATGCGGATCGGCGTGCCGTGGGTTCCGGTCTCGAAGCGGACGAAGCGCGTCGGATAGCTTTTGTTCTTGGCCAGGATCGAGCGGAAGAACGCCTCCTGCTTGTCGGCGGGGAAAACAGGATCCTTGCTGCCCTGGCCGAAGAACACCGGCACCTTGGCCGCGAAAGCCGGTGATTTGAGGAAAGCGTTGTCCCACAGCGAGCCGAGCAACATCAGCCCGCCCAGCTTCCTGGCTGCCTTGGCGTCGCGCGCCAGTCCCCAGCACAGCTGACCACCCATCGAACCGCAGGCGACGACGATCCTGGCGCCGGGAGATTGCGCAGCGTAATGGTCGATCAGCGCGGCCATTTCGGAAACGCCCTTGTCGCCAAAATCAGTGAAGTCGGGCGACAGGTAAAGCCCGCCATTGGCGGCCATCAGGTTCTTGATGCGATTGAAATTGCCGCCGAAGGTGAAGTCGTCGACACCCTGCTTGCGGCTACCGCCCTGGCCATGAAGATAAAGCACGATGACTGAAGCGCCCTCGGTCGTGCCGACGGCGAAGTGCCTGACGTCGCCGGCATCAAGCTTCAGCACCAGGTCCTGCTGGGCCTTGCGGACGCCCGTCGAGACGTATTTGCCCTGAACCCGCCGCTCCGGCACCTGGTCGCGTTCATTGATGTCGCGCATCTCCTGGTAGTCGACGACGCGGTAGGTCTCGCCCTCTGACGAGAGCATGCCGGGATAGGCGAAGAGATCGTCCTTGTAGGGCGCGAGGGACTGGGCCGAAGCGGGATAGGCGCAGGCCACGGCCATCAGGCTAGACAAGGCAAGGCGTCGAAGGCGAGCAAGCGTCACGTGTCGGCTCCCGTTGCAAGGACGGCGCATGACTGCGGTCCGACAGGGTGGTCTGTCAACGGCGCACTCACATTTTCAAAGCAGCGAACGAGAGCCCCAAGCCAATCGTTGCAAGAAGCAGAGCACCCCAGACCATGCCGTGCGCCTTGCCGATTCCGGAGGCGAGATAGCCGCGTGCTTCTTCGAAGAAGATCAAATCTCGGGAGTTGGCGGCCTCGAACATTTGCTCGGAACTGGAAGCACCGGAGAAAAAACGCCATTTCGTCAGGCGTTCAAGCTCCCGTCGGCGTGATAACCTTGCGACCACAACGACGAGCAGCAGCACCGTCACCAGCCAAAACAGCAGGAAGGAAGTGGTAAGCAGCCCCGCGATCATCACCCGCCAATCTTCAATCCTGCAGCACCCCGCCAGCACCCTCTAGCATCTCGGGGGTGTCGACATCGACAGCCGCCCCTGCCCCGATTTCGATGTCGATGACATCGACGCCTTCGCTCTCAATCAGGTGACGCGCGCCGGTGTCACCTTCGAGATGTGCGACAGCCGCAAACAGGGACCGCGGAAGGATGACGGGGTTGCCGCGCTTGCCGTCATGGGTGGCACGGACGACGGCGCGGCCACTGGCCCGCTCGAACGCCTCGATCAGGCGGTCGAGGTCCGCCGGCAGCACCTCGGGCATGTCGCCAAGAACGATCAGCGCGCCGGCTGCGTCTTCAGGAAGCGCCGAAACGCCCGCCTTGAGCGAACTGGCAAGGCCTGAGGCAAAGTCGGCATTGTGGGCGACAGGGATGTCGAGACCGGCGAGCGCGTCGCTGATGCGGCTGGCCTGGTGGCCGGTGACGGCGACGATGCTCTCGGCTTTCGAGGCAAGCACGCGCTCGGCGGTGCGACGCACCAGCGGCTTGTCCTGGAACAGCGCCAAAAGCTTGTTGGGCCCGCCCATTCGGCTGGAGCGACCGGCGGCGAGCAGCACGGCATGCACTCTTGCGATGGGCGGAAGGGCGGAAAGGTCGCGCGGCTGCGGTCGCGTCGGAATTTCCATCAGCAAGCCGCCGACGCCCATGCCGGCAATGTCCGCCGCCGTCACGTCGAGCCCCGCCATCAGCCGATCGAGCACCCAGTCGAAGCCGTTCTCCTTGGGACTGCGGGCGCAACCAGGCGCGCCGAGGACGGCGGTCTTGCCGATATGGCCGAGCACCAGAAGATTGCCGGGATCGACCGGCATGCCGGAGCGGACGACGGTGCCGCCGGCGGCACGGATGGCTGTCGGGATGACATCATCGAAATCAGCCAGCGCTGAGGCGCCGAAAATGACCACGAGGTCGTTGTCGCGGGCAAGCTGCGTTGCGGCCTCGGCCACTGCGTCAGCTTCGTGTGCGGTACGCCGCTCAGCGACGAGCCTGCTGCCCGAGCGCGCCAGCCGCTGCTCGGTCAAGCGGCTCGTCTTGTCGAGCACGCTTGCTTTGACGCTCGGCAGCACGGTCTGGATGACGCCGACCCGCTTGGCCGCGAACGCATTGACGGCGAAGATTTCGCCACTGGCGGACAGCTCGGTCGCCCGCAGCACCAGCTCCCCGGCAACGGCGAAGGGAATGATCTTGACCGTCGCGACCATCTGGCCTCTTTCGACGGTGGCGTGACGGGCGAGCGTCGCGACTGTGATCGACGGGTCGATGGCGTTGATAGCATCGACCAGGCCGGCATCGACGGTAAAGACGCCGGCTTCACGCGCATGCAGATTGACCCGACCGGTCGCCGCAGGTTGCACCTCGACATGGCGGTGCCGCATGCTTGCGGCGATCGCCTCCGCCGCCTGATCCTCGCCGAGATCGCCGGTCTCCGGCACGGCGACGACGATTTCACGCAGCCCCTCGGCCGCGAGGATGGCGATGTCTTCGGCGGCAAGTACATGGCCTTTGCGGTAGCGATGGTCGCCGGCGCTGGTGGAATGCGCAAGCACCGCACCCTTGGCCTGGCCGACGGGGATCGCGCCGAACCTCACGCCGCATCGCCCCTTGCCTTGGTGCCAAGCCCGCGCGCGCGGAACGCTGAGATGACCTGCGCGAGGATGGCAACAGCAATCTCGGCAGGGTTGGACGCACCGATGTCGAGCCCGATCGGGGCGTTGATGCGCTCGATCTGCTCCGAGGTCACGCCCATCGCCAGCAGGCGCTCCACCCGCCTGGCGTGGGTTTTTCTGCTGCCGAGCGCGCCGACATAAAAACACCCGGCATCGAGGGCGGATTTGAGTGGCCAGTCGTCGATCTTGGGATCGTGGGTGATGGCCGCAAGCGCCGCATAAGGGTCGAGCGGACAATGCTTCAGCACATCCTCGGGCCATTCGGCCTTGTGGATGACATCGGGAAAGCGCTCGTCGCTGGTGAATGCCGTGCGCGGGTCGATAATCTCCAGCGGAAAGCCGGCGATCTTGGCCATCGGCGCCAGCGCCTGACTGATATGGACAGCGCCTATCACCACCAGCCGCGGTTGCGGCAGGTGCACGTTGAGGAAGAAATTGCGGCCTTCGGCCTCGACCAGGCCGGACAGGCCGCTGCGAAATGCCCTTGCGATCGCCTGGCCAAGGTCGCCTGCGACGGCATCGCCTTCCCTGACGACGCGGTCGCGGCCATCCCCGATGTCGGTGACGAGTATCGCGGCGCGGCGGGCGCGACGCTCGGCATTCAGCGTTTTCAGAACATAAGGATCCATCGATCAGCCCAACCGCTCGACATAAACTCTGATCTTGCCGCCGCAGGACAGGCCGACCTGCCACGCCGTCTCGTCGGCGACACCGAACTCCAGCATCTTCGGCTTGCCGCTGCCGATGACATCGAGGGCCTCAGAGATCACAGCCCCTTCGACACAGCCGCCGGAGACCGAGCCGTGGAAGGTGCCTTCGGCGTCGATGACGAGATGGCTGCCGACGGGGCGCGGCGCCGAGCCCCATGTCTCGACCACGGTGGCGATGGCGACGTCCTTGCCGTTCTTCATCCAGCCTTCGGCGATGATCAGCGGGTCGCGGGCCTCATCGAGAAACGTGCTTGGCATGGTACCTCCCTTTGCGACCTTACGCCGCCCGGCGCTGGCCTTCGATCATCCACAATCTGGGGTCGGTGTCGCGCGCGACAGGCGCCCCGAGCGAGGCACAGAGATCGCCAAGGGCGTTGAGATTGTGCACCGGGCGGAACTCGTCGACATAAGGCAGCATGGCGCGCACACCGCGTGCGCGGGCCTCGAAACCATCGAAGCGCAGTAGCGGGTTGAGCCAGATCAGGCGGCGGCAGGACTTCTTCAGCCGCTCCATCTCCTCGCTCAACCCGGCAATATCGTCGCGTTCAAGTCCATCGGTGATCAGCAGCACCACCGCGCCCTGGCCCAGAACACGGCGCGACCACAGCCGGTTGAACTCGCCCAACGTGTCGCCGATGCGGGTGCCGCCGGACCAGTCCCTGACCGCGGCGGAACAGTCGGCAAGTGCGGCGTCAGGGTCGCGGTGCCGCATCTGCCGGGTCAGGTTGGTCAGCCGGGTGCCAAAGACGAAGGTGTGTGTGCGCCTGCGCTTTTCGGTCAGCGCATGCAGGAAATGCAGGAAGATGCGGGTATACTGGCTCATCGAACCTGAGATGTCGGCAAGCACGACCAGGGGCGGATGCACCTCGCGTACGGAGCGGAATCTTGGCAGGATCAGCTGGCCGCCGGTGCGGGCGGCCGCCCGCATCATGGCGCGCGGATCGACCTTGCCGCCATGCGGGTCCGGCTTGAAGCGGCGGGTGCGCACGGTGTCCAACGGCAGCCTGAGCGCAGCGATCTCACGCCGCGCATCGCCGATCTCGGCCGCTGTCATCTGGGCAAAATCCTTGCCGCGCAGCATCTCATTGCCCGATACGGTAAAGCGGGCATCAACTTCGATCTCGGGGATTTCGCGCGGCGGCTGGCTGTTCTGGTGGCCCTCGAACATCGCCTGGCTGACCCGGTTTTCGGCGGCGCGTGGCTTCTGCTTCTCGCGGCGGTCGGGTGCCACGGGCGAAAACATCGCCAGCATCTTTTCGATCAGTTCGCGCGATTTCCAGAACAGCCGGAAGGCCTCGTCGAAGGTGGCGTGATCCTCGTGGCGGCTGACCAGCACCGCGTGCAGCGTCCAGTAGAAGTCGTCGCGCGAGCCGATGCCCGCGGCCAGCACCGCCTCGATCGCATCGATCACCGAAGCCGGGCCGACACGCATGCCGGCCTTGCGCAGAGCGCGCGCGAAATAGACGATGTTGTCGGCGATGCGCCCGTCTGATGTAGCACTGCTGGGCGTCATGTCACCGCACCTACTCCGCCGCAGCCAGCTCCGCCTTCACCTCGTTGAGGATGCGGCGGCCCTCGCCTTGCTGGATGCGTGCAATGTCGTCCTGGTATTTGAGCAGCACGCCGATGGTGTCCGAAATCGTCTCTGGATCGAGCGCGACCTTGTCGAGTTCGGTCAGCGCTGAAGCCCAGTCGATGGTCTCGGCGACGCCGGGCACCTTGAACAGCTCAATCTCGCGGAGCTTCTGGATGAAACGGACGACCTCCGAGGACAGCCGCCTGTTGGCTTGTGGCACCTTGCGGCTGACGATTTCGAGCTCGCGCTCGGCGTTGGGATAGTCGACCCAGTGATAAAGGCAGCGGCGCTTCAGCGCGTCGTGGATCTCGCGGGTGCGGTTGGTGGTGATGATGACGATCGGCGGTTCTTCCGCCCTGATGGTGCCAAGTTCTGGAACGGTGACCTGGTAGTCGGAAAGGATTTCGAGCAGGAAGGCCTCGAAGGCCTCGTCGGTACGGTCGAGCTCGTCGATGAGGAAGACGGGCGCCGCACCCGCCTTGCCGGTCAACGCATCCAGCACCGGGCGCCGGATCAGATATTTTTCGGAGAAGACGTTCTTTTCCATGTCGGAGCGGTCGACCTTGCCGACAGCTTCCTCCATGCGAATCTCGATCATCTGCGCCGCATAGTTCCACTCATAGACGGCGGAGGAAACGTCGAGGCCTTCGTAACATTGCAGCCGGATCAGGCGGCGTCCGAGCGCGCTGGCCAGAACCTTGGCGATCTCGGTCTTGCCGACGCCCGCCTCACCTTCGAGGAACAAGGGCCGGTTCATGCGCAGGGACAAGAACAGCACCGTCGCCAGCGCCCTGTCGGCGACGTAGTCCGCGCCGGCGAGCATTGTCAGCGTCTCGTCGATGGTCTGCGGAACTGGACGAGGCGTGTCGGTCATGGCGTTTCCGGAGAGGCGGCCTACAGCACGTGGTAGCTGCGGCCGTGATAGATCAGCGGGCGAAGGTTATCGCCGATGCGCAGGCCTGTCACCTTGCCAAACATGACACGATGGGTGGCCAGTTCCTTGGCGTCGACGAGCTCGCAGTCGAACACGGCAACAGCGCCGATGAGGACCGGCGCGCCTGATGCCAGCACCTCCCACTCGCCAAGCGCGAAGCGCTGTTCGGGCAAGAGGCCCGTGACACCGGAGAAGGCCACGGCCAGAGGCTCGTGCCTGGCGGCGAGCGTGTTGAGGGCGAAGTTGCCGTTCCTGACGAACAGGTCGTTGTTGGGGTTCTCACGGTTGACGCAGACAAGCACCATCGGCGGAGTGTCCGATACCGAACATGCGGCGATGACGGTGGCACCACGTTTTCCCGCCGGACCGTCGGTGGTCACCAGATGCACCGCGCCGGCAAAATGGCTCATCGCGTCCCGGTAGGCCTGCGGCCCGACTTCAAACTTCTTCAACACCGCATTTTCCTGCAACGAGACATACCCGCTATATATGGCCGCATCGTCCGGGTCACAAGCTGACATGGCACAAGCACGTTGCGCTTGGCCTGGCCAGGCAGTAGGTCAGGTAAACCGCGCAAACTTGGCCGCAGAGAGGATTTTTCGGAGCGAATGCGAGCCGCAACGGCCATCACCACCTTGTTCGTCGCCTCGCTTGCGGCGCTTGCCGCCCATGCCGAACCGGTGAAGCTCGGGCTTGCAGCACCGTTGTCGGGCCCGTCGGCGATCCTTGGCGAACAGGTCAGTGCCGGCGCGCAGCTTGCTGCGACCCAAAATGAAGCCTCGCTGGTGGTAGCCGATGACGGCTGCACCGCCGAAGGCGGCGCCAAGGCGGCCCAAAGCTTCGTCGACGCCAAAGTGTCGGTCGCCACAGGCTTTCTCTGCACCGAGGCGGTCGAGGCCGCGCTGCCCGTGCTCAAGGCCGCCAATATCCCTGTCATCACTGTCGGCGTGCGCACCGACAGCCTCACTGACCAGCACGACAAGACAGGTTGGCTGGTGTTTCGCCTGGGTCCGCGCGGCGACGGAGAGCGCAACGCGACAGCTTCGATGCTGACGCGTCTCTGGAACGACGAGCTGTTTGCCATCGTTGACGACGGCACGATCTATGGCCGCGAGCTGGCCGAGAGCTTTCGCGCCAGCGCCGAACAGGCCGGCTTGAAGCCGGTGTTCTTCGACACTTACAGGCCACAGCTCGACAACCAGGTCGCGCTGATCGGCCGGCTGCGCAAGGCCGGCGCCACGCATGTCTTCGTCGGCGGCGACGGTGAGGACATCGCGGTGATGGGCCGTGACGCCGCCACACTCGGCGTCGACATCACTTTCGCCGGCGGCGAGACGCTGCGTGTCGCCGACCGCACGGTGCCGCCCGCAACAGGCACGTTGATGATCGCACCGCCCGAATGGTCTGATGTCGCGAAGCCGGAAGTGCGTTCGGCGTTCGAAGCGGCCAAGACGATGACCGACGGCTACACTTTGCCCGGCTATGCCGCGGTAGAGGTTGCCGGTGCTGCGGCGCGGCTTGCCGCGTCAAGCGGCAAGCCTGTCGCGGACATGCTGACGGGTCAGGACTTCGACAGCGCCATCGGCAACATCCGCTTCGACGCCAAGGGCGACCTCGTGGAAAGCCCGTTTCGGCTGTTTCGTTTCGACGGAACCAATTACCTGCCTGCAGAGACCCAGTGATGCCGCCAGCCACGTTAAGAGCCGGACCTCTGAACCTGATCACCGACGTCGCCGGCCTGCGCGTCGGCAACGCCACCGATCAAAAGCTGAAGTCGGGCGTCACGGTAGTGGCCTGCGACACTCCCGCCACCGCAGCTTGCCAGGTGCTGGGCGGCGCGCCGGGAACGCGCGAGACCGACCTGCTCGAAGCGCATAACACCGTCGAAACGATCAACGCTATTGCACTCTCGGGCGGCTCGGCCTTCGGCCTGGATGCTGCGTCGGGCGTCCAGGCGGCGCTGCGCGAACAAGGCGTCGGCTTTGCCATGCGCGACCAGGTGATCCCGATCGTGCCGGCGGCGATCCTGTTCGACATGCTGAATGGCGGCGACAAGGACTGGGGCCGCTATCCGCCCTATCGCGAGCTTGGCTACGAGGCGG
The nucleotide sequence above comes from Aminobacter aminovorans. Encoded proteins:
- a CDS encoding SRPBCC family protein — protein: MTSSNDRELVLTRIIDAPREKLYRCWTDAELLPKWFAPLPWTTASAKLDVRAGGTSAITMRSPEGVDYPSSGVYLEVVPNERLVFTDAFSEAWMPSEKPFMAATVTFEDIGGGKTRYTATARHWSVEDREAHEKMGFHEGWGQCADQLEALAKTL
- a CDS encoding ParB N-terminal domain-containing protein — its product is MLRVQKIPLDDIYVPAARKKTLHPETVRHLAEDIVENGMKTPIQVRHDGKRYVLVEGLHRLEAARWLGETSIDSYLVQARKH
- a CDS encoding DUF1176 domain-containing protein, yielding MRTFSKRAAAAAALTSLWSFQALAADLPYLDDRSDAAAVVRSLYNAVSRKEYARAWDYFGEAKPAKDFAEFAKGYEATERVEVETGAVSSDGAAGSIFYSIPVAIRAVDKDGTEKVFAGCYTARQVNGAIQEPPFTPIQLEKGALKPAEGNLSDALPKQCGDAPPEETDAVLDLATKTFAASHKAQCDIARKGEGAIQSYKISYHNKSDAADTPASEARLFRFFCQMGAYNETHVYYLWNEADGLNEQHFAAPELDIHYEGDNPDGKLESVNVIGYRSENALVNSSFDEKTLTITSHAKWRGVGDASSDGNWLFRDGAFALVRYDVDASYDGEINPETVLDYNSAP
- a CDS encoding alpha/beta hydrolase family protein, coding for MAVACAYPASAQSLAPYKDDLFAYPGMLSSEGETYRVVDYQEMRDINERDQVPERRVQGKYVSTGVRKAQQDLVLKLDAGDVRHFAVGTTEGASVIVLYLHGQGGSRKQGVDDFTFGGNFNRIKNLMAANGGLYLSPDFTDFGDKGVSEMAALIDHYAAQSPGARIVVACGSMGGQLCWGLARDAKAARKLGGLMLLGSLWDNAFLKSPAFAAKVPVFFGQGSKDPVFPADKQEAFFRSILAKNKSYPTRFVRFETGTHGTPIRMTDWRETLNWMLSAK
- a CDS encoding NTP transferase domain-containing protein, producing MRFGAIPVGQAKGAVLAHSTSAGDHRYRKGHVLAAEDIAILAAEGLREIVVAVPETGDLGEDQAAEAIAASMRHRHVEVQPAATGRVNLHAREAGVFTVDAGLVDAINAIDPSITVATLARHATVERGQMVATVKIIPFAVAGELVLRATELSASGEIFAVNAFAAKRVGVIQTVLPSVKASVLDKTSRLTEQRLARSGSRLVAERRTAHEADAVAEAATQLARDNDLVVIFGASALADFDDVIPTAIRAAGGTVVRSGMPVDPGNLLVLGHIGKTAVLGAPGCARSPKENGFDWVLDRLMAGLDVTAADIAGMGVGGLLMEIPTRPQPRDLSALPPIARVHAVLLAAGRSSRMGGPNKLLALFQDKPLVRRTAERVLASKAESIVAVTGHQASRISDALAGLDIPVAHNADFASGLASSLKAGVSALPEDAAGALIVLGDMPEVLPADLDRLIEAFERASGRAVVRATHDGKRGNPVILPRSLFAAVAHLEGDTGARHLIESEGVDVIDIEIGAGAAVDVDTPEMLEGAGGVLQD
- a CDS encoding XdhC family protein, with the protein product MDPYVLKTLNAERRARRAAILVTDIGDGRDRVVREGDAVAGDLGQAIARAFRSGLSGLVEAEGRNFFLNVHLPQPRLVVIGAVHISQALAPMAKIAGFPLEIIDPRTAFTSDERFPDVIHKAEWPEDVLKHCPLDPYAALAAITHDPKIDDWPLKSALDAGCFYVGALGSRKTHARRVERLLAMGVTSEQIERINAPIGLDIGASNPAEIAVAILAQVISAFRARGLGTKARGDAA
- a CDS encoding XdhC family protein; translation: MPSTFLDEARDPLIIAEGWMKNGKDVAIATVVETWGSAPRPVGSHLVIDAEGTFHGSVSGGCVEGAVISEALDVIGSGKPKMLEFGVADETAWQVGLSCGGKIRVYVERLG
- a CDS encoding vWA domain-containing protein codes for the protein MTPSSATSDGRIADNIVYFARALRKAGMRVGPASVIDAIEAVLAAGIGSRDDFYWTLHAVLVSRHEDHATFDEAFRLFWKSRELIEKMLAMFSPVAPDRREKQKPRAAENRVSQAMFEGHQNSQPPREIPEIEVDARFTVSGNEMLRGKDFAQMTAAEIGDARREIAALRLPLDTVRTRRFKPDPHGGKVDPRAMMRAAARTGGQLILPRFRSVREVHPPLVVLADISGSMSQYTRIFLHFLHALTEKRRRTHTFVFGTRLTNLTRQMRHRDPDAALADCSAAVRDWSGGTRIGDTLGEFNRLWSRRVLGQGAVVLLITDGLERDDIAGLSEEMERLKKSCRRLIWLNPLLRFDGFEARARGVRAMLPYVDEFRPVHNLNALGDLCASLGAPVARDTDPRLWMIEGQRRAA
- a CDS encoding AAA family ATPase, which produces MTDTPRPVPQTIDETLTMLAGADYVADRALATVLFLSLRMNRPLFLEGEAGVGKTEIAKVLASALGRRLIRLQCYEGLDVSSAVYEWNYAAQMIEIRMEEAVGKVDRSDMEKNVFSEKYLIRRPVLDALTGKAGAAPVFLIDELDRTDEAFEAFLLEILSDYQVTVPELGTIRAEEPPIVIITTNRTREIHDALKRRCLYHWVDYPNAERELEIVSRKVPQANRRLSSEVVRFIQKLREIELFKVPGVAETIDWASALTELDKVALDPETISDTIGVLLKYQDDIARIQQGEGRRILNEVKAELAAAE
- a CDS encoding flavin reductase family protein, producing MLKKFEVGPQAYRDAMSHFAGAVHLVTTDGPAGKRGATVIAACSVSDTPPMVLVCVNRENPNNDLFVRNGNFALNTLAARHEPLAVAFSGVTGLLPEQRFALGEWEVLASGAPVLIGAVAVFDCELVDAKELATHRVMFGKVTGLRIGDNLRPLIYHGRSYHVL
- a CDS encoding branched-chain amino acid ABC transporter substrate-binding protein, which encodes MRAATAITTLFVASLAALAAHAEPVKLGLAAPLSGPSAILGEQVSAGAQLAATQNEASLVVADDGCTAEGGAKAAQSFVDAKVSVATGFLCTEAVEAALPVLKAANIPVITVGVRTDSLTDQHDKTGWLVFRLGPRGDGERNATASMLTRLWNDELFAIVDDGTIYGRELAESFRASAEQAGLKPVFFDTYRPQLDNQVALIGRLRKAGATHVFVGGDGEDIAVMGRDAATLGVDITFAGGETLRVADRTVPPATGTLMIAPPEWSDVAKPEVRSAFEAAKTMTDGYTLPGYAAVEVAGAAARLAASSGKPVADMLTGQDFDSAIGNIRFDAKGDLVESPFRLFRFDGTNYLPAETQ